Proteins encoded by one window of Bubalus bubalis isolate 160015118507 breed Murrah chromosome 4, NDDB_SH_1, whole genome shotgun sequence:
- the MRPL51 gene encoding 39S ribosomal protein L51, mitochondrial, translating to MAGSLSWVAGRGLWGLVPLACRSFFLGVPRLFHVRVTLPPPKVIDRWNQKRAMFGVYDNIGILGNFEKHPKELIKGPIWLRGWKGNELQRCIRKKRMVGNRMFIDDLHNLNKRISFLYKRFNRHGKHR from the exons ATGGCAGGGAGCCTTTCTTGGGTGGCAGGCAGGGGCTTATGGGGCCTGGTGCCGCTGGCCTGCAGAAGTTTCTTTCTGG GTGTTCCCAGATTGTTCCATGTAAGGGTCACCCTCCCGCCCCCCAAAGTGATTGATCGTTGGAACCAGAAGAGGGCGATGTTCGGGGTATATGACAACATCGGGATCCTGG GAAACTTTGAAAAGCACCCCAAAGAATTGATCAAGGGCCCCATATGGCTTCGAGGCTGGAAGGGGAATGAACTGCAGCGTTGTATTCGAAAGAAGAGAATGGTAGGAAATCGGATGTTCATTGATGACCTGCACAACCTGAACAAACGCATCAGCTTTCTCTACAAACGCTTTAATCGACATGGGAAGCACCGGTAG